One Microcebus murinus isolate Inina chromosome 7, M.murinus_Inina_mat1.0, whole genome shotgun sequence genomic region harbors:
- the EEF1D gene encoding elongation factor 1-delta isoform X3, with protein MPCLLAPLPPPTLTQPLSVSLALMRSGKASCALETVWEDKHKYEEAERRFYEHKATQAAASAQLLLAEVPAVNGPSQEDTKDGDEAEAPDTSCRSDPGRSHNGRKPLQKKRKRSPKSWLGQADLALVGLSADHVWLDKSLFDQAESSYRQRLADAAVQATQPSAPAPWGPCTHGNQVACHHVTWGIWVNKSSFDQAERAFVEWSQALLLATEESCRQGAPDTGQWAANPYVACQPNPPANGQPPLGSLQALVREVWLEKPRYDAAERGFYEALFDGHPPGKVRLQERAGQAEGSRRGRKDRRGRNAMGSKRAGPRRVDGEAPSVFPCWYFLHKDAEAPWLSKPTYDSAECRHHTAEALRMAWRLEAASLAHRPGPRSGPSISSLRPNRKMATNFLVHEKIWFDKFKYDDAERKFYEQMNGPVAGSSRQSTGPGASSGPGGDHSELITRIASLEVENQSLRGVVQDLQQALSKLEARLSVLEKSSPTHRATAPQTQHVSPMRQVEPPTKKAATPAEDDEDDDIDLFGSDNEEEDKEAARLREERLRQYAEKKAKKPVLVAKSSILLDVKPWDDETDMAQLEACVRSIHLDGLVWGASKLVPVGYGIRKLQIQCVVEDDKVGTDLLEEEITKFEEHVQSVDIAAFNKI; from the exons ATGAGGAGCGGGAAGGCCTCTTGTGCCCTGGAGACCGTGTGGGAGGACAAGCACAAGTATGAGGAAGCTGAGCGGCGCTTCTACGAGCACAAGGCCACGCAAGCCGCCGCCTCTGCCCAGCTGCTACTGGCTGAGGTGCCAGCTGTGAATGGGCCCAGCCAGGAGGACACCAAGGATGGCGATGAGGCAGAGGCCCCTGACACCAGCTGCAGGAGTGATCCTGGAAGGAGCCACAATGGCAGGAAGCCCCTGCAGAAGAAGCGGAAGCGCTCCCCGAAGAGCTGGCTCGGCCAGGCAGACCTGGCCCTTGTGGGCCTGTCCGCTGACCATGTGTGGCTGGACAAGTCACTTTTCGACCAAGCAGAGAGCTCGTATCGCCAGAGGCTGGCAGACGCAGCAGTGCAGGCAACCCAGCCATCTGCCCCAGCCCCATGGGGTCCCTGCACCCATGGCAACCAGGTGGCCTGCCACCACGTGACCTGGGGGATCTGGGTCAACAAGTCTTCCTTTGACCAGGCTGAGCGGGCTTTTGTGGAGTGGTCTCAGGCCCTGCTACTTGCCACTGAGGAGAGCTGCAGGCAGGGGGCTCCTGACACAGGCCAGTGGGCAGCCAACCCTTACGTGGCCTGCCAGCCCAACCCACCAGCCAATGGCCAGCCCCCACTAGGCAGCCTGCAGGCACTGGTTCGGGAGGTGTGGCTGGAGAAGCCCCGGTACGACGCAGCTGAGAGGGGCTTCTATGAGGCCTTGTTTGATGGCCATCCCCCTGGGAAGGTGCGCCTGCAGGAGCGAGCTGGCCAGGCTGAGGGCTCCCGGCGAGGCCGCAAAGACCGGCGAGGCCGCAACGCCATGGGGAGCAAGCGTGCTGGGCCACGGCGGGTCGACGGGGAGGCCCCCTCTGTTTTTCCCTGCTGGTACTTCCTGCACAAGGATGCGGAGGCCCCCTGGCTCAGCAAGCCCACCTATGACAGTGCCGAGTGCCGCCACCACACTGCAGAGGCCCTGCGCATGGCCTGGCGCCTTGAAGCTGCCTCCCTGGCTCACCGGCCTGGTCCCCGGTCTGGCCCGTCCATATCCAGCTTAAGACCCAA caGAAAAATGGCTACAAACTTCTTAGTCCATGAGAAGATCTGGTTCGACAAGTTCAAGTATGACGATGCAGAAAGGAAATTCTATGAGCAGATGAATGGGCCTGTGGCTGGCTCCTCCCGCCAG AGTACGGGCCCAGGGGCCTCCAGTGGGCCTGGTGGAGACCACAGTGAGCTCATCACCCGGATTGCCAGCCTGGAAGTGGAGAACCAGAGCTTGCGAGGCG TGGTACAGGATCTGCAGCAGGCCCTCTCCAAGCTGGAGGCCCGGCTGAGTGTGCTGGAGAAGAGCTCACCCACCCACCGGGCCACAGCCCCACAGACCCAG CACGTGTCTCCCATGCGCCAAGTGGAGCCTCCAACCAAGAAGGCAGCCACACCAGCCGAAGATGACGAGGACGATGACATTGACCTGTTTGGCAGTGACAACGAAGAGGAGGACAAGGAGGCAGCCCGGCTGCGGGAGGAGAGGCTGCGGCAGTACGCAGAGAAGAAGGCCAAGAAGCCGGTGCTGGTGGCCAAGTCCTCCATTCTGCTGGACGTCAAGCCT TGGGATGATGAGACAGATATGGCCCAACTGGAGGCCTGTGTGCGCTCCATCCACCTGGATGGGCTGGTCTGGGGGGCCTCCAAGCTGGTGCCTGTGGGCTATGGCATCCGTAAGCTGCAGATCCAGTGTGTGGTGGAGGATGACAAGGTGGGGACTGACTTGCTGGAAGAAGAGATCACCAAGTTTGAAGAGCAT GTGCAGAGTGTTGACATCGCAGCTTTCAACAAGATCTGA
- the EEF1D gene encoding elongation factor 1-delta isoform X1, with product MPCLLAPLPPPTLTQPLSVSLALMRSGKASCALETVWEDKHKYEEAERRFYEHKATQAAASAQLLLAEVPAVNGPSQEDTKDGDEAEAPDTSCRSDPGRSHNGRKPLQKKRKRSPKSWLGQADLALVGLSADHVWLDKSLFDQAESSYRQRLADAAVQATQPSAPAPWGPCTHGNQVACHHVTWGIWVNKSSFDQAERAFVEWSQALLLATEESCRQGAPDTGQWAANPYVACQPNPPANGQPPLGSLQALVREVWLEKPRYDAAERGFYEALFDGHPPGKVRLQERAGQAEGSRRGRKDRRGRNAMGSKRAGPRRVDGEAPSVFPCWYFLHKDAEAPWLSKPTYDSAECRHHTAEALRMAWRLEAASLAHRPGPRSGPSISSLRPNRKMATNFLVHEKIWFDKFKYDDAERKFYEQMNGPVAGSSRQENGASVILRDIARARENIQKSLAGSTGPGASSGPGGDHSELITRIASLEVENQSLRGVVQDLQQALSKLEARLSVLEKSSPTHRATAPQTQHVSPMRQVEPPTKKAATPAEDDEDDDIDLFGSDNEEEDKEAARLREERLRQYAEKKAKKPVLVAKSSILLDVKPWDDETDMAQLEACVRSIHLDGLVWGASKLVPVGYGIRKLQIQCVVEDDKVGTDLLEEEITKFEEHVQSVDIAAFNKI from the exons ATGAGGAGCGGGAAGGCCTCTTGTGCCCTGGAGACCGTGTGGGAGGACAAGCACAAGTATGAGGAAGCTGAGCGGCGCTTCTACGAGCACAAGGCCACGCAAGCCGCCGCCTCTGCCCAGCTGCTACTGGCTGAGGTGCCAGCTGTGAATGGGCCCAGCCAGGAGGACACCAAGGATGGCGATGAGGCAGAGGCCCCTGACACCAGCTGCAGGAGTGATCCTGGAAGGAGCCACAATGGCAGGAAGCCCCTGCAGAAGAAGCGGAAGCGCTCCCCGAAGAGCTGGCTCGGCCAGGCAGACCTGGCCCTTGTGGGCCTGTCCGCTGACCATGTGTGGCTGGACAAGTCACTTTTCGACCAAGCAGAGAGCTCGTATCGCCAGAGGCTGGCAGACGCAGCAGTGCAGGCAACCCAGCCATCTGCCCCAGCCCCATGGGGTCCCTGCACCCATGGCAACCAGGTGGCCTGCCACCACGTGACCTGGGGGATCTGGGTCAACAAGTCTTCCTTTGACCAGGCTGAGCGGGCTTTTGTGGAGTGGTCTCAGGCCCTGCTACTTGCCACTGAGGAGAGCTGCAGGCAGGGGGCTCCTGACACAGGCCAGTGGGCAGCCAACCCTTACGTGGCCTGCCAGCCCAACCCACCAGCCAATGGCCAGCCCCCACTAGGCAGCCTGCAGGCACTGGTTCGGGAGGTGTGGCTGGAGAAGCCCCGGTACGACGCAGCTGAGAGGGGCTTCTATGAGGCCTTGTTTGATGGCCATCCCCCTGGGAAGGTGCGCCTGCAGGAGCGAGCTGGCCAGGCTGAGGGCTCCCGGCGAGGCCGCAAAGACCGGCGAGGCCGCAACGCCATGGGGAGCAAGCGTGCTGGGCCACGGCGGGTCGACGGGGAGGCCCCCTCTGTTTTTCCCTGCTGGTACTTCCTGCACAAGGATGCGGAGGCCCCCTGGCTCAGCAAGCCCACCTATGACAGTGCCGAGTGCCGCCACCACACTGCAGAGGCCCTGCGCATGGCCTGGCGCCTTGAAGCTGCCTCCCTGGCTCACCGGCCTGGTCCCCGGTCTGGCCCGTCCATATCCAGCTTAAGACCCAA caGAAAAATGGCTACAAACTTCTTAGTCCATGAGAAGATCTGGTTCGACAAGTTCAAGTATGACGATGCAGAAAGGAAATTCTATGAGCAGATGAATGGGCCTGTGGCTGGCTCCTCCCGCCAG GAGAACGGCGCCAGCGTGATCCTCCGAGACATTGCGAGAGCCAGAGAGAACATCCAGAAATCCCTGGCCGGC AGTACGGGCCCAGGGGCCTCCAGTGGGCCTGGTGGAGACCACAGTGAGCTCATCACCCGGATTGCCAGCCTGGAAGTGGAGAACCAGAGCTTGCGAGGCG TGGTACAGGATCTGCAGCAGGCCCTCTCCAAGCTGGAGGCCCGGCTGAGTGTGCTGGAGAAGAGCTCACCCACCCACCGGGCCACAGCCCCACAGACCCAG CACGTGTCTCCCATGCGCCAAGTGGAGCCTCCAACCAAGAAGGCAGCCACACCAGCCGAAGATGACGAGGACGATGACATTGACCTGTTTGGCAGTGACAACGAAGAGGAGGACAAGGAGGCAGCCCGGCTGCGGGAGGAGAGGCTGCGGCAGTACGCAGAGAAGAAGGCCAAGAAGCCGGTGCTGGTGGCCAAGTCCTCCATTCTGCTGGACGTCAAGCCT TGGGATGATGAGACAGATATGGCCCAACTGGAGGCCTGTGTGCGCTCCATCCACCTGGATGGGCTGGTCTGGGGGGCCTCCAAGCTGGTGCCTGTGGGCTATGGCATCCGTAAGCTGCAGATCCAGTGTGTGGTGGAGGATGACAAGGTGGGGACTGACTTGCTGGAAGAAGAGATCACCAAGTTTGAAGAGCAT GTGCAGAGTGTTGACATCGCAGCTTTCAACAAGATCTGA
- the EEF1D gene encoding elongation factor 1-delta isoform X2, with protein sequence MPCLLAPLPPPTLTQPLSVSLALMRSGKASCALETVWEDKHKYEEAERRFYEHKATQAAASAQLLLAEVPAVNGPSQEDTKDGDEAEAPDTSCRSDPGRSHNGRKPLQKKRKRSPKSWLGQADLALVGLSADHVWLDKSLFDQAESSYRQRLADAAVQATQPSAPAPWGPCTHGNQVACHHVTWGIWVNKSSFDQAERAFVEWSQALLLATEESCRQGAPDTGQWAANPYVACQPNPPANGQPPLGSLQALVREVWLEKPRYDAAERGFYEALFDGHPPGKVRLQERAGQAEGSRRGRKDRRGRNAMGSKRAGPRRVDGEAPSVFPCWYFLHKDAEAPWLSKPTYDSAECRHHTAEALRMAWRLEAASLAHRPGPRSGPSISSLRPKKMATNFLVHEKIWFDKFKYDDAERKFYEQMNGPVAGSSRQENGASVILRDIARARENIQKSLAGSTGPGASSGPGGDHSELITRIASLEVENQSLRGVVQDLQQALSKLEARLSVLEKSSPTHRATAPQTQHVSPMRQVEPPTKKAATPAEDDEDDDIDLFGSDNEEEDKEAARLREERLRQYAEKKAKKPVLVAKSSILLDVKPWDDETDMAQLEACVRSIHLDGLVWGASKLVPVGYGIRKLQIQCVVEDDKVGTDLLEEEITKFEEHVQSVDIAAFNKI encoded by the exons ATGAGGAGCGGGAAGGCCTCTTGTGCCCTGGAGACCGTGTGGGAGGACAAGCACAAGTATGAGGAAGCTGAGCGGCGCTTCTACGAGCACAAGGCCACGCAAGCCGCCGCCTCTGCCCAGCTGCTACTGGCTGAGGTGCCAGCTGTGAATGGGCCCAGCCAGGAGGACACCAAGGATGGCGATGAGGCAGAGGCCCCTGACACCAGCTGCAGGAGTGATCCTGGAAGGAGCCACAATGGCAGGAAGCCCCTGCAGAAGAAGCGGAAGCGCTCCCCGAAGAGCTGGCTCGGCCAGGCAGACCTGGCCCTTGTGGGCCTGTCCGCTGACCATGTGTGGCTGGACAAGTCACTTTTCGACCAAGCAGAGAGCTCGTATCGCCAGAGGCTGGCAGACGCAGCAGTGCAGGCAACCCAGCCATCTGCCCCAGCCCCATGGGGTCCCTGCACCCATGGCAACCAGGTGGCCTGCCACCACGTGACCTGGGGGATCTGGGTCAACAAGTCTTCCTTTGACCAGGCTGAGCGGGCTTTTGTGGAGTGGTCTCAGGCCCTGCTACTTGCCACTGAGGAGAGCTGCAGGCAGGGGGCTCCTGACACAGGCCAGTGGGCAGCCAACCCTTACGTGGCCTGCCAGCCCAACCCACCAGCCAATGGCCAGCCCCCACTAGGCAGCCTGCAGGCACTGGTTCGGGAGGTGTGGCTGGAGAAGCCCCGGTACGACGCAGCTGAGAGGGGCTTCTATGAGGCCTTGTTTGATGGCCATCCCCCTGGGAAGGTGCGCCTGCAGGAGCGAGCTGGCCAGGCTGAGGGCTCCCGGCGAGGCCGCAAAGACCGGCGAGGCCGCAACGCCATGGGGAGCAAGCGTGCTGGGCCACGGCGGGTCGACGGGGAGGCCCCCTCTGTTTTTCCCTGCTGGTACTTCCTGCACAAGGATGCGGAGGCCCCCTGGCTCAGCAAGCCCACCTATGACAGTGCCGAGTGCCGCCACCACACTGCAGAGGCCCTGCGCATGGCCTGGCGCCTTGAAGCTGCCTCCCTGGCTCACCGGCCTGGTCCCCGGTCTGGCCCGTCCATATCCAGCTTAAGACCCAA AAAAATGGCTACAAACTTCTTAGTCCATGAGAAGATCTGGTTCGACAAGTTCAAGTATGACGATGCAGAAAGGAAATTCTATGAGCAGATGAATGGGCCTGTGGCTGGCTCCTCCCGCCAG GAGAACGGCGCCAGCGTGATCCTCCGAGACATTGCGAGAGCCAGAGAGAACATCCAGAAATCCCTGGCCGGC AGTACGGGCCCAGGGGCCTCCAGTGGGCCTGGTGGAGACCACAGTGAGCTCATCACCCGGATTGCCAGCCTGGAAGTGGAGAACCAGAGCTTGCGAGGCG TGGTACAGGATCTGCAGCAGGCCCTCTCCAAGCTGGAGGCCCGGCTGAGTGTGCTGGAGAAGAGCTCACCCACCCACCGGGCCACAGCCCCACAGACCCAG CACGTGTCTCCCATGCGCCAAGTGGAGCCTCCAACCAAGAAGGCAGCCACACCAGCCGAAGATGACGAGGACGATGACATTGACCTGTTTGGCAGTGACAACGAAGAGGAGGACAAGGAGGCAGCCCGGCTGCGGGAGGAGAGGCTGCGGCAGTACGCAGAGAAGAAGGCCAAGAAGCCGGTGCTGGTGGCCAAGTCCTCCATTCTGCTGGACGTCAAGCCT TGGGATGATGAGACAGATATGGCCCAACTGGAGGCCTGTGTGCGCTCCATCCACCTGGATGGGCTGGTCTGGGGGGCCTCCAAGCTGGTGCCTGTGGGCTATGGCATCCGTAAGCTGCAGATCCAGTGTGTGGTGGAGGATGACAAGGTGGGGACTGACTTGCTGGAAGAAGAGATCACCAAGTTTGAAGAGCAT GTGCAGAGTGTTGACATCGCAGCTTTCAACAAGATCTGA
- the EEF1D gene encoding elongation factor 1-delta isoform X5 — MATNFLVHEKIWFDKFKYDDAERKFYEQMNGPVAGSSRQSTGPGASSGPGGDHSELITRIASLEVENQSLRGVVQDLQQALSKLEARLSVLEKSSPTHRATAPQTQHVSPMRQVEPPTKKAATPAEDDEDDDIDLFGSDNEEEDKEAARLREERLRQYAEKKAKKPVLVAKSSILLDVKPWDDETDMAQLEACVRSIHLDGLVWGASKLVPVGYGIRKLQIQCVVEDDKVGTDLLEEEITKFEEHVQSVDIAAFNKI; from the exons ATGGCTACAAACTTCTTAGTCCATGAGAAGATCTGGTTCGACAAGTTCAAGTATGACGATGCAGAAAGGAAATTCTATGAGCAGATGAATGGGCCTGTGGCTGGCTCCTCCCGCCAG AGTACGGGCCCAGGGGCCTCCAGTGGGCCTGGTGGAGACCACAGTGAGCTCATCACCCGGATTGCCAGCCTGGAAGTGGAGAACCAGAGCTTGCGAGGCG TGGTACAGGATCTGCAGCAGGCCCTCTCCAAGCTGGAGGCCCGGCTGAGTGTGCTGGAGAAGAGCTCACCCACCCACCGGGCCACAGCCCCACAGACCCAG CACGTGTCTCCCATGCGCCAAGTGGAGCCTCCAACCAAGAAGGCAGCCACACCAGCCGAAGATGACGAGGACGATGACATTGACCTGTTTGGCAGTGACAACGAAGAGGAGGACAAGGAGGCAGCCCGGCTGCGGGAGGAGAGGCTGCGGCAGTACGCAGAGAAGAAGGCCAAGAAGCCGGTGCTGGTGGCCAAGTCCTCCATTCTGCTGGACGTCAAGCCT TGGGATGATGAGACAGATATGGCCCAACTGGAGGCCTGTGTGCGCTCCATCCACCTGGATGGGCTGGTCTGGGGGGCCTCCAAGCTGGTGCCTGTGGGCTATGGCATCCGTAAGCTGCAGATCCAGTGTGTGGTGGAGGATGACAAGGTGGGGACTGACTTGCTGGAAGAAGAGATCACCAAGTTTGAAGAGCAT GTGCAGAGTGTTGACATCGCAGCTTTCAACAAGATCTGA
- the EEF1D gene encoding elongation factor 1-delta isoform X4: MATNFLVHEKIWFDKFKYDDAERKFYEQMNGPVAGSSRQENGASVILRDIARARENIQKSLAGSTGPGASSGPGGDHSELITRIASLEVENQSLRGVVQDLQQALSKLEARLSVLEKSSPTHRATAPQTQHVSPMRQVEPPTKKAATPAEDDEDDDIDLFGSDNEEEDKEAARLREERLRQYAEKKAKKPVLVAKSSILLDVKPWDDETDMAQLEACVRSIHLDGLVWGASKLVPVGYGIRKLQIQCVVEDDKVGTDLLEEEITKFEEHVQSVDIAAFNKI; the protein is encoded by the exons ATGGCTACAAACTTCTTAGTCCATGAGAAGATCTGGTTCGACAAGTTCAAGTATGACGATGCAGAAAGGAAATTCTATGAGCAGATGAATGGGCCTGTGGCTGGCTCCTCCCGCCAG GAGAACGGCGCCAGCGTGATCCTCCGAGACATTGCGAGAGCCAGAGAGAACATCCAGAAATCCCTGGCCGGC AGTACGGGCCCAGGGGCCTCCAGTGGGCCTGGTGGAGACCACAGTGAGCTCATCACCCGGATTGCCAGCCTGGAAGTGGAGAACCAGAGCTTGCGAGGCG TGGTACAGGATCTGCAGCAGGCCCTCTCCAAGCTGGAGGCCCGGCTGAGTGTGCTGGAGAAGAGCTCACCCACCCACCGGGCCACAGCCCCACAGACCCAG CACGTGTCTCCCATGCGCCAAGTGGAGCCTCCAACCAAGAAGGCAGCCACACCAGCCGAAGATGACGAGGACGATGACATTGACCTGTTTGGCAGTGACAACGAAGAGGAGGACAAGGAGGCAGCCCGGCTGCGGGAGGAGAGGCTGCGGCAGTACGCAGAGAAGAAGGCCAAGAAGCCGGTGCTGGTGGCCAAGTCCTCCATTCTGCTGGACGTCAAGCCT TGGGATGATGAGACAGATATGGCCCAACTGGAGGCCTGTGTGCGCTCCATCCACCTGGATGGGCTGGTCTGGGGGGCCTCCAAGCTGGTGCCTGTGGGCTATGGCATCCGTAAGCTGCAGATCCAGTGTGTGGTGGAGGATGACAAGGTGGGGACTGACTTGCTGGAAGAAGAGATCACCAAGTTTGAAGAGCAT GTGCAGAGTGTTGACATCGCAGCTTTCAACAAGATCTGA